In Saccharicrinis fermentans DSM 9555 = JCM 21142, a genomic segment contains:
- a CDS encoding PAS domain S-box protein, whose amino-acid sequence MKKLELSRILGKYTFRGILFGLIVVIGVILMNRNSEVFLQSNRSIADMFYLFPGMWLLLLLPFATGAIGYALALSFTKIIRKQRKSIKAEAKRSDMVLKFINNLRQGNLDTVNIGSGKKDQLSKSLLKLRDYLIKSKKEQEQGRLEEEQRTWITQGLAQFAEILRRNNDNLEVLSYNIISYMVNYLKINQGGVFLANTNNRNEKIFELTACIAFDRKKYADKYVPWEDGLIGRCALEKETIYITDLPDDYINITSGLGEANPKALLIVPLKVNDEIYGVIELASFSEFEPFEIEFVEKTAESIASTISTVQINIQTTKLLHETQIQAEKMSQQEEELRQNLEEMQATQEESDRREVEMKGILEAIDNSAISCEFETDGSLISVNQLFLQTFKYLPEEVEGQNLRIFFFQDEVEELTNILSDLKSGRNFKGRVRRRTKLGEEIFLLTTYTPVIDNNGDIVKILSLENDVTDQVRMEEQMKSSKEELGVLLEQARDEMKEQFKEIESVKIRNEKMLEGALDAIITTNKEGIMEFFNEAAEKLWGYERSEVLGQHISMLFAPETAKNDAFVHAYVTTEENKVIGERKEVPIKNKFGDEIPVLFLLSEAQVGDDHSFTAFIQNVEVELF is encoded by the coding sequence GTGAAAAAGCTTGAATTATCGCGTATTTTAGGAAAATATACTTTTAGGGGAATCTTATTTGGGTTGATCGTTGTGATAGGCGTAATCTTAATGAATAGAAACTCTGAAGTTTTTTTGCAATCCAATAGGAGCATAGCTGATATGTTCTATCTGTTTCCAGGAATGTGGTTATTGCTGTTGTTACCTTTTGCCACAGGTGCCATAGGGTATGCACTTGCGCTGTCTTTTACAAAAATTATTCGTAAACAACGTAAGTCTATCAAAGCGGAAGCCAAACGTTCTGATATGGTACTTAAGTTTATTAATAACTTGAGACAAGGGAATCTGGATACTGTAAATATTGGTTCTGGAAAGAAAGATCAATTGAGTAAATCCTTACTAAAGCTGCGTGACTATCTGATAAAAAGTAAAAAAGAGCAGGAGCAAGGAAGGCTGGAGGAAGAACAGAGAACCTGGATTACGCAAGGATTGGCGCAGTTTGCCGAAATTTTGAGAAGGAATAATGATAACCTGGAAGTCTTATCCTACAATATTATTAGCTACATGGTTAATTATTTGAAGATAAACCAGGGAGGTGTGTTTTTGGCTAATACCAATAATAGAAATGAAAAAATTTTTGAGCTCACGGCCTGTATTGCTTTTGATAGAAAAAAATATGCCGATAAGTATGTGCCATGGGAAGATGGTTTAATTGGTCGCTGTGCATTAGAGAAGGAAACCATTTATATTACTGATTTACCTGATGATTATATTAATATAACATCTGGCCTTGGAGAGGCAAACCCTAAGGCTTTGTTAATTGTACCGCTAAAGGTTAATGATGAAATTTATGGTGTCATTGAGCTGGCCTCATTTAGTGAATTTGAGCCTTTTGAAATAGAATTCGTGGAGAAAACAGCAGAAAGTATTGCTTCTACCATTTCTACGGTTCAAATAAATATTCAAACAACTAAACTGCTACACGAAACACAGATTCAGGCCGAAAAGATGTCGCAGCAAGAAGAAGAGTTACGTCAAAACTTGGAAGAGATGCAAGCTACTCAAGAGGAGTCTGATAGGCGTGAAGTGGAGATGAAAGGTATTTTGGAGGCTATTGATAACTCGGCTATTAGTTGTGAGTTTGAAACGGATGGATCACTTATTTCGGTGAATCAGCTGTTTCTACAAACTTTTAAATATCTCCCCGAAGAGGTGGAGGGGCAGAACCTGCGTATTTTCTTCTTTCAGGATGAGGTGGAAGAACTTACAAATATATTATCAGACTTAAAAAGTGGTCGTAACTTTAAAGGTAGGGTGCGTAGAAGAACGAAATTGGGTGAAGAAATATTTTTGTTAACCACCTATACCCCTGTTATTGATAACAATGGCGATATTGTTAAAATATTAAGTCTTGAGAATGATGTGACTGATCAGGTTCGCATGGAAGAGCAAATGAAAAGCTCTAAAGAAGAGTTGGGTGTTCTCTTGGAACAGGCTCGCGATGAGATGAAAGAACAGTTTAAAGAAATAGAATCGGTTAAAATACGCAATGAAAAAATGTTAGAGGGAGCCCTGGATGCCATCATTACTACCAATAAAGAAGGTATTATGGAGTTCTTTAACGAAGCTGCTGAAAAACTTTGGGGCTACGAAAGAAGCGAAGTGCTCGGACAACATATCTCCATGTTGTTTGCTCCCGAAACAGCTAAAAATGATGCCTTTGTTCATGCCTATGTTACGACTGAAGAGAATAAGGTGATAGGAGAACGTAAAGAGGTGCCTATTAAGAATAAATTTGGAGATGAGATACCTGTTCTGTTCTTACTTTCCGAGGCGCAGGTGGGTGATGACCACTCGTTTACAGCGTTTATCCAAAATGTGGAAGTTGAGTTGTTTTAA
- a CDS encoding CheR family methyltransferase, translating to MAIGPTINDIREITSVLSEKLKMDYSNYAFSFLRRRFAFLFEELKVKNTRCFLEALDSNDLMDEFCYLFPVEEKEMFRDPSFWRTLRGKIIPEIQKENLSFWFPELVSTEELLSLIVILDEQNLLQKSTIYCNVGSSKRVEVIMEGRIHGKFTELNKSNFKRLELACTFEKYFVEETGYIRMASDKWLDHVVFLSGNYFNHLPDKEVDVTFFRNRMLYYNAKLQAEAERQLHRSLNKGAFVVLGIKEKILKENELNFVLYDRGEQIYRIS from the coding sequence ATGGCTATTGGTCCAACGATTAATGATATAAGGGAAATAACCTCTGTGTTATCTGAAAAGCTTAAGATGGATTACAGCAATTATGCATTTTCGTTTCTAAGGAGAAGATTTGCTTTTTTGTTTGAGGAGCTAAAGGTAAAAAATACCAGGTGTTTTTTGGAGGCATTGGATAGTAATGACCTCATGGATGAATTTTGTTATTTATTTCCTGTGGAAGAGAAGGAAATGTTTCGAGACCCTTCGTTTTGGAGAACCTTACGGGGGAAAATTATACCCGAAATACAGAAAGAAAATTTGTCGTTTTGGTTTCCTGAATTGGTTTCAACGGAGGAGCTTTTGTCTTTAATAGTGATTTTGGATGAACAAAATTTGCTGCAAAAATCAACCATATATTGTAATGTGGGTAGCTCTAAACGTGTTGAAGTAATAATGGAAGGGAGAATACATGGTAAGTTTACTGAGCTTAATAAAAGTAATTTTAAGCGTTTAGAACTAGCTTGTACTTTTGAAAAGTATTTTGTTGAGGAAACAGGGTATATACGTATGGCTTCTGATAAATGGTTAGATCATGTGGTCTTTTTGTCGGGTAATTACTTTAATCATTTGCCTGATAAGGAGGTAGATGTAACTTTTTTTAGAAATAGAATGCTATATTATAATGCTAAATTACAGGCAGAGGCCGAGAGACAGTTGCATCGTAGTTTAAATAAAGGTGCTTTTGTGGTTTTAGGTATTAAAGAAAAAATATTGAAGGAGAACGAATTGAATTTTGTTCTTTACGATCGTGGGGAACAAATTTACCGTATTTCTTAA
- a CDS encoding protein-glutamate methylesterase/protein-glutamine glutaminase → MNKIRVLVVDDSAVVRQSLSSILGSDPEIEVMGTAADPIIAVKKIMKEVPDVITLDIEMPRMDGLTFLRKIMSQHPIPVVIISSLTTEGTEVAMKALEYGASEIIGKPAMNAAKFINESKILICDAAKASAQAKLSRKKINGGISTNPQPSTPKARKPATRLLEVAPKYSADVILERGSAYDRIAITEKVIVLGASTGGTEAIRNFLKNLPDKMPGIAIVQHMPEGFTKSFANSLNNICQLEVKEAENGDKLYQGRVLIAPGNHHMLLKRVGKEYFVEIKDGPLVNRHRPSVDVLFRSAARYAGKNATGLLLTGMGNDGAKGLLELKESGAYTIAQDERSSVVYGMPKEAAKLGAASKILSLDEMAPSLLKLL, encoded by the coding sequence ATGAATAAAATACGGGTATTAGTAGTGGATGACTCAGCGGTAGTTAGGCAGAGTCTTTCATCAATATTGGGGTCTGACCCCGAAATTGAAGTGATGGGGACAGCGGCAGATCCGATTATAGCAGTAAAAAAGATCATGAAAGAGGTGCCGGATGTTATCACCTTGGATATTGAAATGCCTAGGATGGATGGATTGACATTTCTTAGAAAGATTATGTCGCAGCATCCTATTCCGGTGGTTATTATTTCTTCATTAACGACCGAAGGTACCGAAGTTGCCATGAAGGCATTGGAGTATGGAGCATCTGAAATTATTGGTAAACCTGCCATGAATGCAGCTAAGTTTATCAATGAATCAAAAATATTAATCTGTGATGCGGCAAAAGCTTCAGCTCAAGCTAAACTGTCGCGTAAAAAAATTAATGGGGGTATATCAACTAATCCTCAACCGAGTACGCCCAAGGCCCGAAAGCCGGCAACACGCCTGCTAGAGGTTGCTCCCAAGTATTCAGCCGATGTTATTTTGGAAAGAGGATCGGCTTATGATAGAATTGCTATTACAGAAAAGGTTATCGTCTTGGGCGCTTCCACAGGTGGTACTGAAGCCATCCGAAACTTCTTAAAGAATTTACCGGATAAAATGCCGGGTATTGCTATTGTTCAGCATATGCCAGAGGGGTTTACCAAGTCCTTTGCTAATAGCCTTAATAATATCTGTCAGCTGGAAGTGAAAGAGGCCGAAAATGGTGATAAATTATATCAAGGTAGAGTTTTGATTGCCCCAGGTAATCACCATATGTTGTTGAAAAGGGTGGGTAAAGAGTATTTTGTGGAGATTAAAGATGGTCCGCTGGTTAATAGACATCGTCCTTCGGTGGATGTTCTTTTCAGGAGTGCAGCACGGTATGCTGGAAAAAATGCTACAGGATTGTTACTGACAGGGATGGGTAACGATGGAGCCAAAGGCCTTCTTGAACTTAAAGAGTCTGGAGCTTATACTATTGCACAAGATGAACGTAGCTCTGTTGTTTACGGAATGCCGAAAGAAGCAGCAAAATTAGGTGCTGCCAGTAAAATATTGTCCTTAGATGAAATGGCACCGAGCCTCTTAAAATTATTATAA
- a CDS encoding PAS domain S-box protein, which produces MPAKRISKYIRDYLNFALIKEHEKFFITVFLMVIYLVIWAGFIDFMRLPFSMKTIVKIHTTWLVWLVDFLVACVSLGAVIFINHDRNIKNKQKKELAKLKSQLESNHQVAELIRKGEYNKIMHITDHHSSLLDLAKNLMETNQKEEAVKWITKGKDIINEVLRKYRKIDELSIEIIKAIIQYTDAIQGAFYLLENDKLVSRATYAFNRQRFVKQEFEVGRGLVGQVAYEKAMIYRTEIPDDYFTVTSGLLNDVKPKSLLILPLMQEDELQGVVEVAFLQDHIPSYKLDFAEELSSMIGRTIYAQKINARTEVLLKESQEMTVTLQRNEEKLKENAREMMIAQEELEQSNELLESKIQEVENGQKRMVALLTNASEFISIYNEDQQLVFESPSVKRILGYADDENIVGMDPELMTPKGYKTINKLFEYLKQTPGGESVAQYAYLKKSGEKLFLETKGKNLLHDPAIKGIIFNTQDITERIRAEKEERMKSRMQSLSENSPDMIIRINTTGKLVYANPVVSEFMGLSIQEITKKRINDLHIDERFIEFINNVLKEIKNNEEQIIDELEIAAPEGSKIMQIKAIPEHSEDNVLESILFVAHDMTEIKMIEQEIKEKNKKISDSINYAQRIQTSILPDTSFIQRHFPRSFIFYRPKDVVSGDFPWFVKKDETFYVAAVDCTGHGVPGALLSFIGYFLLNNIVNIDDNFNAAKILDLLHEGVRTTLKQNEEGNNGRDGMDLALCKINKENKTIQYAGAHNPLYLLRKGKLIEYKGSRKGIGGKPLLKKKEKEFENHEIAYEEGDKIFIFSDGLPDQLGGERRRKYQSKRIREALTEREDLSMAHFERHFSSDFYEWMGKEKQVDDVLLIGIEL; this is translated from the coding sequence ATGCCTGCTAAAAGGATCAGTAAATACATACGAGATTATCTCAACTTTGCACTCATCAAAGAGCACGAAAAGTTTTTTATCACTGTTTTTTTAATGGTGATATATTTGGTGATATGGGCCGGATTCATTGATTTCATGCGCTTGCCCTTTTCCATGAAAACGATTGTTAAAATTCATACTACCTGGTTGGTGTGGTTGGTGGATTTTTTAGTCGCCTGTGTTTCATTGGGAGCTGTTATTTTTATTAATCATGATAGGAATATAAAAAACAAACAGAAAAAGGAATTGGCTAAGCTTAAGAGCCAGTTGGAGTCTAATCACCAAGTTGCTGAGCTGATTCGTAAAGGGGAGTACAATAAAATCATGCACATTACCGATCATCATTCCTCGTTGTTAGATCTGGCCAAAAACTTAATGGAAACCAACCAAAAGGAAGAGGCGGTCAAATGGATTACCAAAGGAAAAGATATTATCAACGAGGTTTTACGTAAGTATCGTAAAATTGACGAACTTTCTATTGAGATCATTAAAGCCATCATTCAATATACGGATGCCATACAGGGTGCTTTTTATTTGTTAGAAAATGATAAATTGGTGAGCAGAGCAACCTATGCTTTTAATCGGCAGCGTTTCGTGAAACAAGAATTTGAAGTGGGGAGAGGACTGGTTGGACAGGTGGCCTATGAAAAGGCAATGATATACCGTACTGAGATTCCAGATGATTATTTTACCGTCACATCCGGATTGCTCAATGATGTTAAACCTAAAAGTCTACTCATTTTACCTTTAATGCAAGAGGATGAGCTACAAGGTGTTGTGGAAGTTGCTTTTTTACAAGACCATATACCAAGCTATAAACTCGATTTTGCCGAAGAACTTAGTTCTATGATTGGTAGAACTATTTATGCTCAAAAGATCAATGCTAGAACAGAAGTGCTGCTTAAGGAATCGCAGGAGATGACTGTTACTTTGCAACGCAATGAAGAGAAGTTAAAAGAGAATGCCAGAGAAATGATGATTGCCCAGGAAGAGCTGGAACAATCAAATGAATTATTAGAGTCTAAAATACAGGAGGTTGAAAATGGTCAAAAAAGAATGGTGGCCTTACTTACCAATGCTTCAGAATTTATTTCTATATATAACGAAGATCAACAACTTGTTTTTGAAAGTCCTTCTGTAAAACGAATTTTAGGTTATGCAGATGATGAAAATATTGTGGGAATGGATCCTGAATTGATGACACCTAAGGGATACAAAACCATTAATAAGCTATTTGAATATCTTAAACAAACGCCTGGAGGGGAGAGTGTGGCTCAGTATGCCTATCTTAAAAAATCAGGTGAGAAATTGTTTTTGGAAACCAAAGGGAAAAACTTGTTGCATGACCCTGCCATAAAAGGTATCATCTTTAATACGCAGGATATCACCGAACGTATACGTGCCGAGAAAGAGGAAAGGATGAAAAGTAGAATGCAGTCACTTTCTGAAAACTCTCCGGATATGATTATCCGTATTAATACGACAGGAAAACTGGTGTATGCCAACCCCGTGGTATCTGAATTTATGGGGCTTTCTATTCAGGAGATCACCAAAAAACGAATCAACGACTTGCATATTGATGAACGTTTCATCGAGTTTATCAATAATGTGCTCAAAGAAATTAAAAATAACGAAGAGCAAATTATCGATGAATTGGAAATTGCTGCACCAGAAGGTAGCAAGATTATGCAAATCAAAGCGATACCAGAACATAGCGAAGACAACGTGTTGGAATCTATATTGTTTGTGGCGCATGATATGACCGAGATTAAGATGATTGAGCAGGAAATTAAGGAGAAAAACAAGAAGATTTCCGATAGTATCAATTATGCGCAAAGAATACAAACTTCTATTTTACCAGATACTTCGTTTATTCAACGTCACTTCCCTCGCTCGTTTATTTTTTATCGTCCAAAAGATGTTGTCAGTGGTGATTTTCCATGGTTTGTAAAAAAAGATGAAACTTTTTATGTGGCAGCCGTAGACTGTACTGGTCATGGTGTACCAGGCGCTTTGCTTTCTTTCATCGGTTATTTCTTGTTGAATAACATCGTAAATATTGATGATAATTTTAATGCAGCCAAAATTTTAGATCTGCTGCATGAGGGTGTAAGAACTACCTTAAAGCAGAACGAAGAAGGAAACAACGGGCGCGACGGAATGGATTTGGCCTTGTGTAAAATAAATAAAGAAAATAAGACCATACAATATGCGGGAGCACATAATCCTTTATATTTGTTGCGAAAAGGTAAGCTTATCGAGTATAAAGGAAGTCGTAAAGGTATTGGCGGTAAACCATTGTTGAAGAAAAAAGAAAAGGAATTTGAGAACCACGAGATAGCTTACGAAGAAGGAGATAAAATTTTTATATTTTCGGATGGTTTACCTGATCAGTTGGGAGGAGAAAGAAGACGTAAGTATCAATCTAAGAGAATCAGAGAGGCGCTGACTGAACGCGAAGATTTGAGTATGGCACATTTTGAACGTCACTTTTCGTCTGACTTTTATGAGTGGATGGGAAAAGAAAAACAGGTGGATGACGTTCTTTTAATTGGAATTGAATTGTAA
- a CDS encoding DUF1987 domain-containing protein, translating into MEVINIQGTDDTPNVILDKDNGKFEISGRSLPEDVNQFYQPILDWIDAYAEGGPNEETRFNFKLEYFNTASSKIILDILLKFEEIVESGKNVRIIWHYHEEEEDMLEAGEEYADIVEIPFEYEVYTD; encoded by the coding sequence ATGGAAGTTATCAATATTCAGGGAACCGATGATACTCCTAATGTAATTCTTGATAAGGACAACGGAAAATTCGAAATTTCAGGGCGCTCATTACCAGAGGACGTAAATCAATTCTATCAACCAATCCTGGATTGGATTGATGCGTATGCTGAAGGCGGACCAAATGAAGAAACACGTTTTAATTTTAAATTGGAGTACTTTAACACGGCTTCTTCAAAAATTATATTGGATATTTTATTGAAGTTCGAGGAGATTGTGGAAAGCGGTAAAAACGTTAGAATTATTTGGCATTATCACGAAGAGGAAGAAGATATGTTGGAAGCAGGTGAGGAATATGCCGATATCGTTGAGATTCCTTTTGAATACGAAGTTTATACAGACTAA
- a CDS encoding GAF domain-containing protein, with amino-acid sequence MRKALNRLYYFSAGAFLLALVKYFFVYEFVFMPKFYIVEFLSFGFFLSIVYLFDRHIRVSFKENSQHEELLKSKEDAHAQEIAKLEEEMAAIKNEGSQGSTSEKEFVRLGGILSKGLKECDSETAFARLLLKNMAKLYEVGLAVCYIYDEPSDGFSVKATYGLGPDMQPKKIVLGEGLNGQAAKDMEPMVIEDVDPDYFNIESCSGSSLPKYIYLLPIVKDNHCIGLIEIATFGNICINSQWEQLNNYIADAMSL; translated from the coding sequence ATGAGAAAAGCATTAAATAGATTATATTATTTTTCTGCAGGAGCATTTCTATTGGCTCTGGTTAAGTATTTTTTTGTGTATGAATTTGTGTTCATGCCTAAATTTTATATTGTAGAGTTTCTTTCTTTTGGTTTTTTTTTAAGTATCGTTTATCTTTTCGACCGTCATATCCGTGTGAGTTTTAAGGAAAATTCGCAACATGAAGAGCTGCTTAAGTCAAAAGAAGATGCGCATGCGCAGGAGATAGCCAAGCTCGAAGAAGAGATGGCTGCTATAAAAAATGAGGGTAGTCAAGGGAGTACCAGTGAGAAGGAGTTTGTGAGATTAGGCGGGATTTTATCAAAGGGTCTTAAAGAATGCGACAGTGAGACTGCTTTTGCAAGACTGCTTTTGAAAAATATGGCCAAGCTTTACGAAGTTGGATTGGCCGTTTGTTATATTTATGACGAACCTTCTGATGGTTTTAGCGTAAAGGCTACTTACGGTCTTGGTCCCGACATGCAACCGAAAAAAATTGTATTAGGAGAAGGATTAAACGGTCAAGCAGCTAAGGATATGGAACCAATGGTCATTGAAGATGTGGATCCGGATTATTTTAATATAGAGTCGTGTTCTGGATCTTCATTACCAAAATATATTTACCTTTTACCTATTGTAAAGGATAACCATTGTATTGGATTAATAGAAATTGCCACCTTTGGAAATATTTGTATCAACAGCCAATGGGAACAATTGAATAATTATATTGCTGACGCAATGTCTTTATAA
- a CDS encoding SiaB family protein kinase codes for MGNIDNHSFLDFAYQLYRTMKTNEISLVYEGEVTQDITKTFTSLTERNLAKSEESNAVQRKVFNVMVECLQNISKHADSMGGEDGEERRGIVMVSKGDDSYNIITGNIIKNSKVPGLTENLEQVNSLDKKGLSELYKNQMRDGKLSDKGGAGLGLIDIAKKTGSTLGYQFKELNEEVSFFILTSTIKRSK; via the coding sequence ATGGGAAATATTGATAACCATAGTTTTTTGGATTTTGCCTACCAGCTGTATCGAACTATGAAAACAAATGAAATTAGTTTAGTATACGAAGGGGAAGTAACGCAAGATATCACTAAAACATTTACCTCGTTAACGGAAAGAAATTTGGCCAAGAGCGAGGAATCTAATGCTGTTCAACGTAAAGTGTTCAACGTTATGGTTGAATGTTTGCAAAATATTAGTAAGCATGCTGATTCAATGGGCGGGGAAGATGGAGAAGAGAGACGAGGCATTGTAATGGTAAGCAAAGGAGATGATTCCTATAATATTATTACAGGTAATATTATAAAAAATTCTAAAGTGCCGGGGCTTACTGAAAACCTGGAACAGGTAAATTCTTTGGATAAAAAAGGCCTGTCGGAACTTTATAAGAACCAAATGCGAGATGGAAAACTCTCAGATAAAGGTGGAGCCGGATTGGGACTGATAGATATAGCCAAAAAGACCGGTAGTACACTGGGCTATCAGTTTAAAGAACTGAATGAGGAAGTTTCATTTTTTATTTTAACATCGACAATTAAACGAAGTAAGTAA
- a CDS encoding chemotaxis protein CheB, which translates to MVLARERYYKGIVIGGSAGSFSIVSKILSHINADFKYPIIICMHRLKHIRSGLLEGLNLKSNLPVVEPCDKDKIEGGKVYLAPSNYHMFIEFDATFSLTTENVFNHSRPSIDYTLSSAANAFRDKMVGIILTGANKDGAKGMRDVNLKKGYTIVQDPVTCDVDTMTKSTLQLFEPNEVLSPDGIIRFLNSLH; encoded by the coding sequence ATGGTATTAGCTAGGGAAAGATATTATAAAGGTATAGTTATTGGAGGATCGGCAGGAAGTTTTTCAATTGTGTCTAAAATCCTCTCGCATATTAATGCAGATTTTAAGTATCCGATTATTATATGCATGCACCGTTTAAAACATATACGTTCCGGACTGCTGGAAGGATTAAACCTTAAATCTAATTTGCCGGTTGTGGAGCCTTGTGATAAGGATAAAATAGAGGGAGGAAAAGTGTACTTGGCTCCTTCTAATTATCACATGTTTATTGAATTTGATGCAACGTTTAGCTTAACAACCGAAAATGTGTTTAATCATAGTCGTCCTTCCATTGATTATACCTTATCCTCGGCAGCTAATGCTTTTAGAGATAAGATGGTGGGTATTATATTGACTGGAGCGAATAAGGATGGCGCCAAGGGAATGAGAGATGTGAATTTAAAAAAAGGGTATACTATTGTTCAAGATCCTGTTACCTGTGATGTGGATACAATGACAAAATCTACCCTTCAACTTTTTGAACCCAACGAGGTTTTGTCGCCAGATGGTATCATCCGTTTTTTAAACAGTCTTCATTGA
- a CDS encoding CheR family methyltransferase: MSNITFRDFLQELKRHTPYNFCDYSDNSIQRRIDKILKDQNISMDELLNRAKSDGEFCEQLVDDITVNTTELFRNEETWEYLYKNVFPALKQKNKINIWHAGCSTGQEVYSNLILFNEMNLLDKVNVVASDLNNKVLKAARKGEYDLKFNAQYIDVYNDLMHKIKPKGNPFEHYFEVDRENDKIKIRDFMSAIPKFRRHDLVVEEIPFYQKFDIIFCRNVLIYFNPELQLKIVRKFFDKLYDGGVLILGTHEALHGFFKTRFVKHGMVYTKSSTFHLKLK; encoded by the coding sequence GTGAGTAATATTACATTTAGAGATTTCCTTCAGGAATTAAAAAGACATACACCTTATAATTTTTGTGATTATTCTGATAATTCCATTCAAAGGCGTATCGATAAAATCCTGAAGGATCAAAATATAAGTATGGATGAGCTCTTAAATAGGGCGAAAAGTGATGGGGAATTTTGTGAGCAGTTGGTAGATGATATTACTGTAAATACAACAGAACTTTTTAGAAATGAGGAAACATGGGAATATTTATATAAAAATGTTTTTCCAGCACTGAAACAAAAAAATAAAATCAATATTTGGCATGCAGGGTGCTCCACCGGACAGGAGGTGTATTCTAATTTAATTTTATTCAATGAGATGAACTTATTGGATAAGGTAAACGTGGTGGCTTCCGATTTGAATAATAAGGTGCTGAAGGCGGCCAGGAAAGGGGAGTACGACTTAAAATTTAATGCGCAATATATTGATGTTTATAATGATTTAATGCATAAGATTAAACCCAAAGGAAATCCCTTTGAGCATTATTTTGAGGTGGATAGGGAGAATGATAAAATTAAAATACGGGATTTTATGTCCGCTATTCCTAAGTTTAGAAGGCATGATTTAGTGGTGGAAGAAATTCCTTTTTATCAGAAATTTGACATTATTTTTTGTAGGAATGTTCTCATATATTTCAATCCAGAGTTGCAACTAAAGATTGTTAGAAAGTTCTTTGATAAGTTATATGATGGTGGTGTGCTTATTTTGGGTACCCACGAAGCTTTGCATGGTTTTTTTAAAACACGCTTTGTTAAACATGGAATGGTCTATACTAAAAGTAGTACTTTTCATTTAAAGCTTAAATAG